The proteins below are encoded in one region of Planctopirus limnophila DSM 3776:
- a CDS encoding NuoI/complex I 23 kDa subunit family protein encodes MADQLTPISNDDVVWMEEPEMGFWESTFLPAIFSGLKNSLRHVTDFKPVTQQYPEEKPDLPLNYRGVHRLNRDDKGRVKCVACMMCSTACPARCIEIVAEEAPKDDPLWADRDKRPKSFVIDELKCIYCGMCEEACPVDSIELTHIYDLTGMTRQEMKFNKEKLLEVFDQTKDNPRDPIRTHRGILGPASDFTSLPQVGPATQIPQGDKASEPVSTDVIKQG; translated from the coding sequence ATGGCTGATCAACTCACACCGATCTCGAATGACGATGTCGTCTGGATGGAAGAGCCAGAAATGGGATTCTGGGAATCGACATTTCTGCCAGCCATTTTCAGTGGCCTCAAGAATTCTTTGCGGCATGTGACCGATTTCAAACCCGTCACACAGCAATACCCCGAGGAAAAGCCCGATCTGCCACTGAATTACCGTGGTGTTCATCGCCTGAATCGCGACGACAAAGGCCGGGTGAAATGCGTCGCCTGCATGATGTGCTCGACCGCCTGTCCTGCACGTTGCATTGAGATTGTGGCCGAAGAAGCTCCCAAAGATGATCCTCTCTGGGCCGACCGCGACAAGCGTCCCAAATCTTTCGTCATCGACGAACTCAAGTGCATTTACTGCGGGATGTGCGAAGAGGCCTGTCCTGTCGATTCGATCGAATTGACCCACATCTACGATCTGACGGGGATGACCCGTCAGGAAATGAAGTTCAATAAAGAAAAGCTGCTCGAAGTCTTTGATCAAACCAAAGATAACCCCCGAGACCCCATCCGCACTCATCGTGGTATCCTGGGCCCTGCTTCAGACTTCACCTCCTTACCTCAAGTGGGCCCTGCCACCCAGATTCCCCAAGGTGACAAGGCCTCCGAACCCGTATCCACCGATGTGATTAAGCAGGGCTGA
- a CDS encoding NADH-quinone oxidoreductase subunit J family protein, translating into MNWVSENIALIGTLVLLGANILLLFPSTGRKSGIPGFLLLPVTLAGLGWVFLQPTGDLVRDLLFYMAAGTAVLGGLLMTTQRNPVYAALWFAVATLGVCGLFVINSAPFLAAVTIIVYAGAIVVTFVFVIMLAQQEQGSGYDRIPQQPFLATVLGCLLVGTMLLGIEKTFGPESSRLSVDRTALHVSSLPVENDLGSPGGVGRSLFTDYLFAVELAGTVLLVATIGAIAIAPRRPQGSL; encoded by the coding sequence ATGAACTGGGTTTCTGAGAACATCGCATTAATCGGAACGCTCGTCCTGCTGGGGGCGAACATTCTCCTGTTGTTTCCATCGACTGGCCGCAAGTCAGGGATTCCGGGCTTTCTCCTGCTGCCAGTCACATTGGCTGGTCTAGGCTGGGTGTTTTTGCAGCCGACAGGTGATCTTGTTCGTGATCTCCTGTTTTACATGGCTGCCGGGACGGCTGTCCTGGGTGGCCTGCTGATGACGACACAGCGGAATCCGGTCTATGCCGCCCTGTGGTTTGCCGTGGCCACACTGGGAGTCTGTGGTCTGTTTGTTATCAACTCAGCCCCATTCCTGGCGGCTGTCACGATCATCGTCTATGCCGGTGCCATCGTCGTCACGTTCGTCTTCGTGATCATGCTGGCTCAGCAGGAGCAGGGATCAGGCTACGATCGCATTCCGCAACAACCTTTCCTCGCCACTGTGCTTGGCTGCCTGCTTGTGGGGACGATGCTCCTGGGGATCGAAAAAACTTTCGGGCCAGAGTCTTCCCGGCTTTCAGTCGATCGAACGGCACTTCACGTTTCTTCACTGCCCGTTGAAAATGATCTCGGTTCGCCAGGTGGCGTGGGCCGGTCGCTCTTCACCGATTACTTGTTTGCAGTCGAACTCGCTGGAACAGTTCTACTCGTGGCTACCATTGGTGCCATTGCGATTGCACCTCGCCGTCCACAGGGGAGTTTATGA
- the nuoK gene encoding NADH-quinone oxidoreductase subunit NuoK, whose product MSPDPSHYLVVGALLFGLGAIGFLTRRNLILMMLSSELMLHGVSVNLTAFSQYHGQHDGQALTIFVLTIAACEAGLSLAIILALYQRTRSLDIRLWTTLGEEELMPPMADSASREIEPPAEPLPKLVPAGRRPMIGADGHVVTPVLSNSQVSGKGAKA is encoded by the coding sequence ATGAGTCCTGATCCTTCCCATTACCTTGTCGTGGGTGCCTTGCTCTTCGGCCTGGGTGCAATCGGCTTTCTCACACGCCGAAATCTGATCCTGATGATGCTCTCATCGGAACTGATGCTCCACGGTGTCTCCGTCAACCTGACGGCGTTCAGCCAGTATCATGGCCAGCATGACGGTCAGGCGCTGACAATTTTCGTCCTGACCATTGCGGCATGTGAAGCTGGTTTATCACTCGCGATTATTCTGGCTCTCTACCAGCGAACCCGCTCGCTCGATATTCGGCTGTGGACGACTTTGGGCGAAGAGGAACTCATGCCACCGATGGCCGATTCAGCATCGCGTGAAATTGAACCTCCTGCAGAACCACTTCCCAAACTTGTTCCCGCCGGCCGGCGGCCAATGATTGGTGCCGATGGCCATGTCGTGACCCCCGTATTGTCAAATTCACAGGTGAGTGGCAAGGGGGCCAAAGCCTGA
- the nuoL gene encoding NADH-quinone oxidoreductase subunit L, with translation MANWSDIALATIPAAPLAAAIWCGTVAQVVRRTTAHRPVVLALALSLVAAAYVLFVVVPGSVVDSPAAHSQITPIESSGESLVKPVSLIASATPASATGEHHGPAHKAYIFEVYRWMSVGGLTVDIVLRADAMTALMLVMVNFVSLLVAIFASSYMHGDKGYPRFFGAMALFVFSMNMLVLAGNFIEVFIFWEAVGLCSYLLIGHWYHKPSAAAAARKAFVVNRIGDFGLMTAIFLIYRTFGSVDFETVLDPARLAELAAAQPGLVTTIALLLLLGAIGKSAQFPLHVWLPDAMEGPTPVSALIHAATMVTAGVYLIARTTPIFVHSPTAQLVVAGVGAITALVAAITALCQYDLKRVLAYSTVSQLGYMFMALGAAAASPALAAHAETFAMFHLLTHAFFKAVLFLAAGSVMHAMGDVIDMRRFSGLRKALPITHITFLCGALALAGFPLLSGFWSKDEILAVVWEATQTGDYKTYFYLILGVGLLTSLLTAFYTFRAYYLTFHGPERFPEEAGHHPHDASPAMAIPLYILAALAVVAGLILGPTHIYAHYIEMTPNFPTAAPAGMNVGMMVLSTVLALGGIGLAYTIYGKATRPEYSDARPLSLWENVSLNGLYLDQLYGALIVRPMATLSAVCEFVDRMILDKIVDAVGLIPIIAGGMIRPLQNGLVSSYAAVMLLGVIVALASVLRAIASVT, from the coding sequence GTGGCAAACTGGTCTGACATCGCCCTGGCGACGATTCCCGCTGCACCTCTGGCTGCCGCCATCTGGTGCGGCACAGTCGCTCAGGTTGTCCGGCGCACAACAGCCCACCGGCCCGTTGTGCTCGCCCTGGCACTTTCATTGGTAGCGGCTGCCTATGTCCTCTTCGTCGTCGTTCCCGGTTCAGTCGTCGATTCACCCGCCGCTCACAGCCAGATAACTCCCATCGAGAGCTCTGGCGAAAGCCTGGTGAAGCCTGTCTCGTTGATAGCTTCCGCAACCCCTGCTTCAGCAACCGGCGAACATCATGGGCCAGCCCATAAGGCTTACATTTTTGAAGTCTATCGCTGGATGTCTGTGGGCGGGTTGACTGTCGATATCGTGCTCCGAGCCGACGCGATGACAGCCCTCATGCTCGTGATGGTCAACTTTGTCAGTCTGCTGGTGGCGATTTTTGCATCGAGCTACATGCATGGCGACAAAGGCTATCCCCGCTTCTTTGGAGCGATGGCTCTGTTCGTCTTCTCCATGAACATGCTTGTACTGGCGGGGAACTTCATTGAAGTCTTTATCTTCTGGGAAGCTGTCGGGCTGTGCTCTTATCTGCTCATTGGCCACTGGTATCATAAACCTTCCGCCGCCGCCGCCGCCCGCAAGGCCTTTGTGGTGAATCGAATTGGCGACTTTGGTCTGATGACTGCCATTTTCCTGATTTACCGCACCTTTGGCTCAGTAGATTTTGAAACCGTTCTCGATCCTGCCAGGCTGGCCGAACTCGCTGCTGCTCAGCCCGGCTTAGTCACCACGATTGCCTTGCTGCTCCTCCTGGGGGCGATTGGTAAGTCGGCACAGTTCCCTTTGCATGTCTGGCTTCCCGATGCGATGGAAGGCCCCACTCCCGTCAGTGCGCTGATCCATGCCGCCACGATGGTGACTGCCGGTGTTTATCTCATTGCCCGCACCACGCCGATTTTTGTCCATTCGCCAACCGCACAGCTCGTCGTGGCCGGTGTGGGGGCAATCACTGCTCTGGTGGCGGCGATCACAGCACTTTGCCAGTACGACCTTAAACGCGTGCTGGCTTACTCCACAGTCAGTCAGCTCGGTTACATGTTCATGGCTTTAGGAGCCGCAGCAGCGAGTCCTGCCCTGGCGGCTCATGCAGAAACATTTGCGATGTTTCACCTGCTGACTCATGCGTTTTTCAAAGCTGTCCTCTTCCTGGCAGCAGGGAGCGTGATGCATGCCATGGGGGATGTCATCGACATGCGACGCTTCAGTGGATTAAGGAAAGCACTCCCCATCACACATATCACCTTCCTCTGCGGGGCATTGGCACTGGCGGGCTTCCCGCTCCTCTCGGGCTTCTGGAGCAAAGACGAGATTCTCGCAGTTGTCTGGGAAGCGACTCAAACCGGCGATTACAAAACGTACTTCTACCTGATCCTGGGTGTCGGTCTGCTGACAAGTCTTCTCACCGCGTTCTATACATTCCGAGCTTACTATCTCACTTTCCATGGCCCGGAACGATTTCCAGAAGAAGCGGGTCATCATCCTCACGATGCCTCACCGGCCATGGCCATTCCGCTCTACATCCTGGCGGCACTGGCTGTCGTTGCTGGTCTGATTCTTGGCCCGACACACATCTATGCTCACTACATTGAAATGACCCCCAATTTCCCGACGGCTGCACCCGCTGGCATGAATGTGGGCATGATGGTTTTGAGCACAGTCCTGGCGCTGGGTGGCATCGGATTGGCATATACCATCTATGGCAAAGCCACTCGTCCCGAATACTCAGATGCTCGACCACTCAGCCTTTGGGAAAATGTTTCCCTCAACGGGCTGTACCTGGATCAGCTCTATGGAGCCTTGATCGTCCGGCCTATGGCGACTTTGTCGGCTGTGTGTGAGTTTGTTGATCGCATGATCCTCGACAAGATTGTGGATGCCGTCGGGCTCATCCCGATCATTGCGGGGGGGATGATTCGGCCATTACAAAATGGACTCGTCAGTTCGTATGCAGCCGTCATGCTGCTGGGTGTGATTGTGGCATTGGCCAGTGTTTTAAGAGCCATCGCCAGTGTGACCTGA
- a CDS encoding complex I subunit 4 family protein, whose product MTTLVFAMLLLPAIAAVLMLVLDAKATAARARGFALVATVATLILSWSVAYQLPATSQQAGPVTTRWEWRHTWLTLASPAPAPTVVSNEALSQNVVRGQSPEESKNPASTSKPQDPSTARSPSGDFINLEFYLGLDGLGMAMILLTTGLCVSAILVSWSEIRERSAEFYAGILILEAGLIGVFLAYDLILFYAFFEFTLLPLFLTIGVWGGPKRRYAAGKFFIYTLAGSLVMLLGLVSLVVETQSLTGISTPFSMPDMARALQDQPLPVETQTILFLLIATGFLIKVPMFPFHTWLPLVHVEAPTAGSVDLAGVLLKLGCYGFLRIAIPMLPDASLTVGQPLVAILAVIGVVYGSLCAYHQTDIKRMVAYSSIAHLGVCMLGLFALNAEGLSGGICMMINHGLATGALFSLVGMIHERYHTRSLTDLGGLASRIPVLSALLVFISFASIGLPGLNGFIGEILSLLGMFQVSAVYAVIGTTGVVLSAWYLLRMVQVGLFGPLREPAGDHSHVSDLTVREGLAIWPLALACLGLGLFPQTLLNLIEPDVKALAVIYQEPDEVIVQKTAAIQPSFAMTSATSIVTSDHAVETISSIQTGERR is encoded by the coding sequence ATGACAACGCTGGTCTTTGCCATGTTGCTGCTACCAGCTATAGCCGCCGTGTTGATGCTGGTGCTCGATGCCAAAGCCACAGCAGCGCGGGCACGGGGTTTTGCTCTGGTGGCAACTGTCGCCACGCTGATTCTTTCGTGGAGTGTGGCCTATCAGTTGCCGGCGACTTCTCAGCAGGCAGGCCCGGTCACCACACGCTGGGAATGGCGGCACACCTGGCTGACTTTAGCCAGTCCCGCACCTGCCCCCACTGTCGTCTCTAACGAAGCTCTTTCGCAAAATGTGGTTCGCGGGCAATCGCCAGAAGAGTCGAAGAATCCAGCGAGCACTTCGAAGCCTCAAGATCCTTCCACAGCCCGCTCTCCGAGTGGCGACTTCATCAATCTCGAATTTTATCTCGGGCTGGATGGCCTCGGGATGGCGATGATCCTGCTGACCACAGGCCTCTGTGTGTCTGCCATCCTCGTCTCCTGGAGTGAAATTCGAGAGCGATCCGCTGAATTCTATGCAGGGATTCTCATTCTCGAAGCCGGTCTGATTGGCGTCTTTCTCGCCTATGACCTCATTCTGTTCTATGCCTTCTTCGAGTTCACCCTGCTGCCACTCTTCCTCACCATTGGTGTCTGGGGTGGCCCCAAACGACGTTATGCGGCTGGCAAGTTCTTTATCTACACCCTGGCTGGCAGCCTTGTCATGCTCCTGGGGCTGGTCTCTCTGGTGGTCGAAACTCAGAGCCTGACAGGCATCTCCACACCATTCTCCATGCCCGATATGGCGCGGGCTCTGCAGGATCAGCCTTTGCCTGTCGAGACACAAACCATTCTGTTCCTGCTGATTGCCACCGGCTTCCTGATCAAAGTTCCCATGTTCCCCTTCCACACCTGGTTACCACTGGTGCATGTGGAAGCTCCCACGGCTGGATCTGTCGATCTGGCTGGTGTGCTGCTGAAGCTGGGTTGCTACGGCTTTTTGCGAATTGCGATCCCTATGCTTCCCGACGCCAGTCTCACCGTCGGTCAACCACTGGTGGCGATACTGGCAGTGATCGGCGTGGTCTATGGCTCGCTCTGTGCTTATCACCAGACAGATATCAAGCGGATGGTGGCCTACAGCTCGATTGCTCACCTCGGGGTCTGCATGCTCGGGTTGTTTGCCCTGAATGCCGAAGGCTTGAGTGGCGGGATCTGCATGATGATCAATCATGGTCTGGCGACGGGTGCTCTCTTCTCGCTCGTCGGCATGATTCATGAGCGATATCACACGAGATCGCTGACCGATCTGGGTGGTCTGGCAAGTCGCATTCCCGTGCTGTCCGCACTTCTTGTTTTCATCTCGTTTGCCAGTATCGGATTGCCCGGCCTCAATGGCTTTATTGGCGAAATCCTCTCACTGCTGGGGATGTTCCAGGTCAGTGCCGTCTATGCCGTCATTGGCACCACGGGTGTCGTCTTGAGTGCCTGGTATCTGCTGCGAATGGTTCAAGTCGGGTTGTTCGGTCCACTCCGCGAACCCGCCGGTGATCACTCACATGTATCTGATCTGACAGTTCGCGAAGGTCTGGCAATCTGGCCTCTGGCTCTGGCCTGCCTCGGATTAGGACTCTTCCCTCAGACACTGCTCAACCTTATCGAGCCGGATGTCAAAGCCCTCGCCGTGATTTACCAGGAGCCAGATGAGGTCATCGTTCAGAAAACAGCTGCTATACAGCCCTCATTCGCCATGACGAGTGCCACATCGATCGTGACGTCTGACCATGCTGTCGAGACAATTTCTTCGATTCAGACAGGAGAGCGGCGATGA
- a CDS encoding NADH-quinone oxidoreductase subunit N → MSQPDAAMISSVTSAAGKVIPELVLLGTVCINFLVGPFLVTPSGRALPGLRHRWGGIAIAAICTALYLWWTGSTEVVTTGPFRVDNIVWYVRGVMLIAALLLVLVNWSQIEDGKAAESHACLLAITAGVNLVALANDLTTLFLALELISIPTYLFLFLPRKDAATQEAGVKYFLLSVFSSAIMLYGFSLIYGMAGTTDLPTIQTALANSNQTPVLAILGMVFVVAGLAFRLTAVPFHFYAPDVFQGSAASGAALLSFVPKLAGFIALIRLLEPVVDAAPGLLLADVMLPMLWWLSVITMFVGNFLGILQNDLRRMLAYSGVAHVGYMLVGLNVGHHTTSVPDGIEALLFYLAVYGLMTIGAFAVLIAAERDNKPLETLDQLAGLHRVRPGLALMLMVFMFSLAGMPPTAGFLAKLNLFFAAWAQGDVSNRWLALFMVINAAMGSWYYLRVVGAMYLREPLDEHHGSHAPAPIIASVACTAMVITLFFVPTWLWTMVQTVRSS, encoded by the coding sequence ATGAGCCAGCCAGATGCCGCAATGATTTCTTCAGTGACCAGTGCTGCGGGAAAGGTTATTCCTGAACTGGTGTTGCTGGGGACGGTCTGCATCAATTTTCTGGTGGGCCCGTTTCTGGTGACACCCAGTGGTCGCGCTCTTCCAGGGCTCAGGCATCGCTGGGGTGGTATTGCCATCGCAGCGATTTGCACAGCCCTTTATCTCTGGTGGACAGGCTCAACAGAAGTCGTCACCACCGGGCCTTTTCGCGTCGATAACATTGTCTGGTATGTGCGGGGCGTCATGCTGATTGCCGCCCTGCTGCTGGTGCTGGTCAACTGGTCTCAGATTGAAGATGGTAAAGCTGCCGAGAGCCATGCCTGCCTGCTGGCCATCACTGCGGGTGTCAACCTCGTGGCACTGGCCAACGATCTCACCACGTTATTTCTGGCACTCGAACTGATCAGTATTCCGACTTATCTGTTCTTGTTTTTGCCTCGAAAAGATGCTGCTACACAGGAGGCGGGTGTCAAATACTTCCTGCTCAGTGTCTTCTCATCAGCCATTATGCTTTATGGCTTCAGCCTGATTTACGGCATGGCCGGAACAACCGATCTGCCGACCATCCAAACAGCGCTCGCCAACAGTAATCAAACACCAGTGCTGGCCATCCTGGGGATGGTCTTCGTGGTCGCGGGATTGGCCTTCCGTCTGACAGCCGTCCCCTTCCACTTTTACGCACCCGATGTGTTCCAAGGTTCCGCTGCCAGTGGTGCTGCCCTGCTCTCGTTTGTCCCGAAGCTCGCCGGGTTTATCGCACTGATTCGCCTGTTGGAACCTGTTGTCGATGCTGCTCCGGGCCTGCTGCTGGCTGATGTCATGCTCCCGATGCTCTGGTGGCTCTCGGTGATCACGATGTTTGTCGGGAACTTCCTGGGGATTCTGCAAAACGATCTGCGCCGGATGCTCGCCTATTCGGGTGTTGCTCATGTGGGTTACATGCTGGTTGGTCTCAATGTCGGGCATCACACGACATCGGTTCCGGATGGTATTGAAGCCCTGCTCTTTTATCTCGCAGTCTATGGCTTGATGACCATCGGTGCTTTCGCCGTGCTGATTGCAGCCGAACGAGATAACAAACCGCTCGAAACGTTGGATCAACTCGCCGGACTCCACCGTGTCAGGCCAGGTCTGGCTCTGATGCTGATGGTCTTCATGTTCAGCCTCGCGGGGATGCCTCCAACCGCAGGGTTTCTGGCCAAATTGAATCTCTTCTTTGCGGCCTGGGCACAGGGAGATGTTTCCAATCGCTGGCTGGCTCTCTTCATGGTCATCAACGCCGCCATGGGTTCGTGGTACTATCTGCGGGTTGTCGGAGCTATGTATCTGCGTGAGCCACTTGACGAGCATCATGGCTCACACGCGCCGGCCCCCATCATCGCTTCTGTCGCCTGTACGGCTATGGTGATCACACTCTTTTTTGTGCCAACCTGGCTCTGGACCATGGTGCAGACCGTCCGCAGCAGTTAG
- a CDS encoding Dabb family protein, which translates to MAPLVHVVYFELHEPTPENTRKLTEACHKYLKDHPGVVYFAAGGLVDELARPVNQRDFQVALCVAFATKADHDVYQTAPSHLQFIEEHKPTWKRVRVFDSWGA; encoded by the coding sequence ATGGCTCCACTGGTTCATGTCGTGTACTTCGAGTTGCACGAACCCACTCCTGAGAACACACGCAAGCTGACCGAAGCCTGCCATAAATATCTCAAAGATCACCCGGGTGTGGTGTACTTTGCCGCTGGCGGCCTGGTGGACGAGCTGGCCAGACCTGTGAACCAGCGCGACTTTCAAGTGGCCCTCTGTGTCGCTTTCGCTACAAAAGCCGATCACGACGTTTACCAGACCGCCCCCAGCCACCTGCAGTTTATTGAAGAGCACAAACCCACCTGGAAGCGTGTCCGCGTCTTCGATTCCTGGGGTGCGTAA
- a CDS encoding HDOD domain-containing protein, whose product MSNIDWSAIREKAMGPFQLSVLPPTLELPALPHAVAAFLDRSRDEQTEMRELSSIIETDSGLTVELLRYANSSFIGLRTKVRTVLQALSILGFRQSKLFVLTSGAQAAIRSRKSKLIHQASFWNTSLQRALFAREVARLLGADEDGAFAGAVMQDFLLPVLTNDLFDRYAPFTSDRVAQPDGLDEYEQREFGWDHALIAAGLATRWKLPDDLICGILMHHKGLRLLADPILRRTSVAAIAISSLLPDGLRQQYSGLDQLVLLETKWSAFKLAEIIQKVDTAHQALGLGVRNDYPLSRICRTALEHSVVPELSQQVASQLPA is encoded by the coding sequence ATGTCCAACATTGACTGGAGCGCAATTCGCGAAAAGGCGATGGGGCCTTTTCAATTGTCGGTTCTGCCTCCCACTCTCGAATTGCCGGCATTGCCGCATGCGGTCGCAGCATTTCTGGATCGTTCACGAGACGAACAGACCGAAATGCGGGAACTCTCTTCGATCATCGAGACCGACTCTGGTTTGACAGTCGAACTGCTGCGCTATGCCAACTCGTCGTTCATTGGTCTGCGAACGAAAGTGCGGACCGTCCTCCAGGCTCTGTCGATCCTCGGTTTTCGCCAGAGTAAACTTTTCGTGCTGACCAGTGGTGCTCAGGCAGCGATTCGCTCCCGAAAATCAAAGCTCATCCATCAGGCGAGCTTCTGGAATACCAGCCTGCAGCGAGCCCTCTTCGCCCGGGAAGTCGCCAGGCTGTTAGGTGCCGACGAAGATGGTGCCTTCGCCGGAGCCGTCATGCAGGATTTTCTACTCCCCGTCCTGACCAATGATCTCTTCGACCGCTATGCACCCTTCACCAGCGACCGCGTGGCACAACCCGATGGGCTCGACGAATACGAACAGCGGGAGTTCGGCTGGGATCACGCACTGATTGCGGCTGGTCTGGCCACCCGCTGGAAACTTCCCGACGATCTGATCTGTGGCATTCTCATGCATCACAAAGGCTTGAGACTCCTGGCAGATCCGATCCTGAGACGCACCTCTGTAGCTGCCATTGCCATTTCGTCATTACTCCCCGATGGTCTCAGGCAGCAGTACTCGGGTCTCGATCAACTGGTGTTGCTCGAAACCAAGTGGAGTGCCTTCAAACTCGCCGAGATCATTCAGAAGGTCGACACCGCTCACCAGGCCCTGGGCCTCGGCGTGCGTAACGACTACCCCCTGTCGCGGATCTGCCGTACGGCCCTGGAACATTCGGTCGTTCCCGAACTCTCACAACAGGTCGCCAGCCAGCTCCCCGCCTGA
- a CDS encoding HDOD domain-containing protein has protein sequence MNWTDLRQSLIGKVPPVVLPPSLKLPVLPTAVIEFNRKADDPNAGAHELAKIVEADAGLTCELLKHANSASMGLRTRVNGAKQALSVLGIRNVKMLLISFGVERALKASQSKLVNFQVFAAGNLERALFARELSRRTGADSELSFAASMLTDFLLPALGNELLETYLSFLSLPDSTRPALVQFERKAFGWDHALAMGQMMHSWNFPDDLVCSVLLHHAGLTLLKHPQMKSTSCAVVACASLIPDPLKQSPDGLKQLLELEAMIPNLSLQEMAENVQKSFQELGQGLKNPFPLVRRLEKLLVSASPPGQLTTASSGP, from the coding sequence ATGAATTGGACGGATTTACGGCAGTCACTCATTGGGAAAGTTCCCCCAGTGGTTCTGCCGCCATCACTGAAACTGCCAGTCCTCCCCACCGCCGTGATTGAATTCAATCGCAAGGCCGACGACCCGAATGCGGGAGCTCACGAGCTCGCGAAAATCGTCGAAGCGGATGCCGGACTGACGTGTGAACTCTTGAAGCACGCCAACTCAGCTTCCATGGGTTTACGCACCAGAGTCAATGGTGCCAAGCAGGCACTTTCTGTCCTGGGCATACGCAACGTCAAAATGCTCCTGATTTCGTTTGGCGTTGAAAGAGCCCTCAAAGCCTCGCAATCCAAACTGGTCAACTTTCAGGTTTTTGCCGCAGGTAATCTGGAGCGGGCACTCTTTGCACGCGAATTGAGTCGCCGGACGGGTGCCGATAGCGAACTTTCTTTTGCCGCTTCGATGCTCACAGACTTCCTGCTCCCCGCCTTAGGGAATGAACTACTCGAAACTTATCTGAGTTTCTTAAGTCTGCCCGATTCCACCCGGCCCGCACTGGTCCAGTTCGAGCGGAAGGCCTTCGGCTGGGATCATGCACTCGCCATGGGGCAGATGATGCATTCCTGGAACTTCCCCGACGACCTCGTCTGCTCGGTACTGCTCCATCATGCCGGGCTGACACTCCTCAAACATCCGCAGATGAAATCCACCAGTTGTGCAGTTGTGGCTTGTGCCTCACTCATCCCCGATCCACTCAAGCAGTCACCCGATGGACTGAAGCAGTTACTCGAACTCGAAGCGATGATCCCGAACTTATCACTGCAAGAAATGGCCGAGAACGTCCAAAAGTCATTTCAGGAATTAGGCCAGGGGCTGAAAAACCCTTTCCCACTGGTCAGACGATTGGAAAAACTGCTGGTCTCAGCGAGTCCTCCAGGCCAACTGACCACTGCCAGTTCCGGTCCATGA